The following is a genomic window from Deinococcus arcticus.
AGGTTTCCGGGTAGACCCCAGTGCGTCGACGGAACTGCTTGCGATTCATCTTCCGCGTGCGTGTCAGACGGTCTCGCTCCACCTTGCCAGCTTAGCTCACGACTTTCGCAAGAGGTCTAGTAAATTCAATATCCCTACCCTTGCTGATGGCATCAAGAGAGGGTGCTGCAAGTCTTTTCTGGTGATGGAATGGAAACGTTGACCACTGATTTGAAGAGATCAATTAGAGGTTGAGCGTGATTTGACGTGGCAGTCGAATCACGCTGACGCTGGCGTATATCGATGTGGCCCTTGTGACCTTCAAGGAGCTCAACGTGCACACGAAACACCTGGCGACAGCCTCACCCGCTCGTGTCGTCGGGTACGCCATATTCCTCACTGCCGCCGTAAAATTTCGCGGCACTTTTGCCAAACTGGTGAATGGACTGGTAATTCATGGCGCCACCGATGGCGGCACCAACGCCCAGGGGGATGAGCCGGCCCAAGGCGACGCCGCCCCGCTTGGTACCGAATTTCGTCAAGAGAGTGAAGCCGACTTTGGCGTTGATGGCCCGGAGGACACATCCTGGCAGGTGCCGTGAGATTTGCACCGTCGTGAACCGGGTTCCAAATTTTTTGGCCGCTTCCTTGGCGGGCAGGATGACGCCTGTCATGATGCCCAGAACGACCATGAACTCCTCGAGCCGGTCGGGATGAATCTTGTCATCTTCATTCAGCGCGCGGATTGGTTGGCCATACAGATGGGCCGTACACAGTTGCAAGTGCGCCATTTTTCGGAGCAGTAAGAGTGTTTCCGGCAGCGCTGTGCCGCCGGCCACCGCCAGTTGCGCGGCCGTTCCCAGTCCGGGGATGGCGCCAGGGAGGGAGGCGACGACGCCCTGACCCGCAGCGATGGTTTTCGCTTGGCGTGCGAGCCGTGCCAGGGCCTGCTCAGGTGGCTCGCCTTTGAATGCCTCGACGGTCCGTTCAATTTCGGCTGGATGAGGAAAGATCCCCCAGGCCAGAAACTGCTTGAGCAGCGGTGAGCCCTCGCCTGCGTCCTGGCCTGAAGGGCTGGCCTTAGCACCGGTATTCATCACGTTGCATGGTACCCCGCTGAAGGGGCCAGTCCACCTCTGAATGACGAGCGAGGGAGGCGCAGCGATTCTCCGGCTCGGCACGCATCGGCTGCGCGCTCTCGATCTGGGCATCACCGTGGTGAGCTGAAGGGCGCAAACTTCTTCTGAGGGACCTCTACAGGATCTCCTGATCATTCAGTTCGGAACGTTCTGCTTTCTAGAACATCATCGCGTGATGCTCGCGTGATCGTGCGGGCGAACGCTGGAGCTTGGTGGCCCGGCGGCCCAACTCTCGTTAGGGTCTTGAGGAACCCTGCACAACGGCCGCGAAGCTTTGTGGTCGCTTTTCAGCACGGGACCAGGTCGTAGGTATGGGCCGGCGTGCGCTTCTTGCTGATTACACCCAGAATGACGCCGGCAATGAGGACAACGAGTGCGCCCATCATCTGCAGCCGGGGCGCACCAGTATTTACCATGCCGACGAGTACGCCCCCTGCAAGAGCAATGATCAGAAGTGAAAGAAGACAACCCATTCCATCGCGGATAGGATCGGTGCCGCCGTGGAGGGCTTCGATCGAGCGGCCGCCCGTCCCCAGCACTTCCTTGAGTTCCGGATCGACAGGAAGAGGGAGCGGAACAGCTTCAAGCGGCGTGACAGTCACTGCTTGAAACGGCATCCAGGCTGGCCGGCCTTGCCGGTGTCTCCAGACTGAAAAGGCCGTACGGCTTTTCCATGGCCCTTTTCCGGGCGCCTCTTGTGCCCGGATGTTGGTATAGGCGAATGCGTACCCGTCACAGATGGCGATCAGCATCACCGATCGTCCACCCCGACTGGAACGTGTTCCCTTAAAGAAGTACCGAACGACTGTCGAGTGCTTGAGCACCTGACCATGGTGCAAACGGAGACGAAATGCCAGGAGATCCTGGGCTTCTTCAAGGCCAAATGAAGTGATGGGCACGGTGGGATCCGACAGGGGTGTCCGGAGCCGGTTGACTTCGTCTTGAAGGGCCATGTTCGCCTCCTCCTGGCTCAGACAGTACCAAGAGTGGACTGCTGAACACCTGCGCCTGGAGAGGGCAGGCAGGTGCGACTGGAACCAGGCCCTCGGCAAGAACCGCAGTGGCGTCAAGAAGGTTGGCGCTACGGCCAAGAAGACCAGCGGCATGGCAAGAAAAGCCCCCGCAGCACCAAGAAGTAACAGATCACCAATCAGAGATGCGCCCCCGCTCTCAGGGCTCTTTCTTGAGAGCTCATCCTGAAAACGTAGGAACGGCAGCATGCTGGAGCCCGGGGTCGTCTGCGAACGGTGCCGGTCTCCGCGGACAGGCACTGGCCGTTGAGCTCGTGAGCTGAATTGTGTCGCAGGTTGGCCTCTGGGGGAATCTGGGGGGGAACAGGTCATTTCGCCTCATTTGCACGGCGGGCGGTCGTGACCGCGCCCTATCATCCCCGGGATGAAGAAGATGATTCTGGCTGCCGCCCTGGCGTCAGCAACCACCGCGGCGAATGGGCAGACCTACACGAATACACAGCTTGGCATCACGTACTCCGGCTTGAGCTGCCAGCGTCTTCCAGCACAAAGCCAGACCGTGGCGTGCAGTATGGTCGGCACGTTCACTGACGCTGATGAAGGGACAAGCACATTTTTCCGTGACAGCGAAGGTCGAGTGATCCTGGCGGATGGCACGACGATTCTTGGCAGCACCGTTGAAGGGGGCGGGCAACGGCCCCAATCGCTGCTGAATGGCGTGACATTCACGAAGGGGATCCCGACGAAACTCACGTGGCGCTTTGAAGGGGTGCCGACCACCGTCACGACCCTGCGCGGTGTGGTGCTGGCAGGTTTCGCAGTGCAAAACGTCCGTCTCGTGGGCACCACCCCGGCGCCCTCGGCCACCCCTGCCCCGGTGAATGTGAGCAGTTACAACGCAGAGCTCACCAACTGCAAGGCGGGAGCGAATGGCACGCTGACCTGCACGGCCACCCTGACGCCCCGCCGGTGACATGACGACTATGTTCCCCCGTTTCTCGTCCATTGCTCTGCTGTCGGCGACGCTCCTCGTGGCCTGTGGTCCTGGGGGCGGCGGCACCCCGCCTGAGCCTGTGGTGCCACCTGCCGTGCAGCTGCCTGCGCCTCCCACGACACCGGTACCCGCGCCGCAGTACATCCCGGCCGCCGGCTGGTGGAACGGCAAGAAAGCCGAAGGCCCCTGGTGCGCGGGCAAGCCCAGCACCCAGAGCCTGGGCACGCTGACGCGGCGCGCTCCTCTGGCTGTGCCCACCGCGGAGATGAAGGCACTGTCTGGTCTGAGCCGTGACCTCACCGGCCCATCCGCGCAAAGCACGGGCGCCAGCGACCTCGCTGTCCTGCTGCCGACCGAAACGAATGCCAGCGAAGCCCTGGAGGTTCTGAAGAGCAGCGGCGTGAACGTCACCGGCGAATTCGGCTACTGGGCCACCATCCGTGCCTCGAACAGTCAAGCGGCCAGCCTCGTGCGCCGCGGCACTGTGCAATACGCCGAGAAACTGCCCACCTTCAAGCCCGTCGGCCTGCCTGAGCCCATTGACGCCACCATGCGCAACCAGAACACCTATCTGCCGATGATGAACTCGCAGGCGGCATGGTCCCAGTTGGAGTTGGGCTGTGACCACCCCGTCGTTGCCGTGATCGACAGTGGCTGGAGTGGCAGCACCACGCACGCCGAACACAACCTGGTGCCCAAGAACGCGTGGCTGAACGTGATCAAAGGCGAACAGGGCAACGCCGACGCTATGCCAACGAAGCAGGCTGAAGCTGAACACGGCGCGTCCGTTGCGGGCGTCATCGCCATGACCACCAATGGATTCGGTGCAGGAGCAGGCGTGTCCTACAACCTTGCCAAGGTGCTGCCGATCTCGGCCATGGACACGAACGGATTGATCTGGGGGCCTGCTGCCGCCCGAGGTATTGAATACGCCCTGGGCAGCACCACCATCAACGGCAAGACCTTCGTCAACCCGTACCCCGCCTCGGTCATCAACCTGTCGTTCGGCTCGGACCCTACACTCTCGCCCAGCCAGTTCTTCCAGAGCTTCTTCACGGCTGCCGCGAACAAGGGCGTGGTGATCGTTGCTGCCGTTGGCAACGAACTGAGCCACGGCACCAACGACACGGCTGGCCTGAACCACTCCATCGGCGCGGCCGGCGTGATGTTCGACGGCAACCGCTGGGTGGATCCTTATCAGGCCAACTTCGGCAGCAACCATGGTCCTGGGGTGGATGTGGCCGCACCTGCCATGGCCGTCCCTTCAATGGTCGACGGCCGCGACACCTACTGGAGCGGCACCAGCATGTCTTCGCCCTGGGTGGCCGCGCAGATTGTCATGTGGATGTATGCCAACCAGCACCACCGCGCTGACGGCAGCAAGACACTGGGCCTCAAGGGTGACGCGCTGTACAACAAGCTGTACGCCTGCTTCGCGGCCATCGGCAGCAACCGCGGCACCAAAGATGAGTACCTGGGGTACGGCAAGCTCGACACCGGGCGCCTGGTCTCTCCCACCGAAACCGCCTGCCGCTGAGGTAGATCATCCTCACGAAAGGGGCACGCCATGGCGTGGCACGTGATGGAACTGTTCCGGCGCTTCTCCGCCCCAGGCGGCACCTTGCCGCCCGGCGGGACGTCCGATCCGGAACGGCAGGCAACCCGGGAGAGCTTTGAGCTGTGGCGGGACTGCAGGACTGAACGGACAGGGCGTCGACCTCCTGATTGAGGTGCTGAACCACCGCTCTGCCCCGCCTCAGCCTGATGGGCGGGGGCGCGCGGCGAGGTGCGCCTCAGTCGGTTGGATCA
Proteins encoded in this region:
- a CDS encoding S8 family serine peptidase, which translates into the protein MTTMFPRFSSIALLSATLLVACGPGGGGTPPEPVVPPAVQLPAPPTTPVPAPQYIPAAGWWNGKKAEGPWCAGKPSTQSLGTLTRRAPLAVPTAEMKALSGLSRDLTGPSAQSTGASDLAVLLPTETNASEALEVLKSSGVNVTGEFGYWATIRASNSQAASLVRRGTVQYAEKLPTFKPVGLPEPIDATMRNQNTYLPMMNSQAAWSQLELGCDHPVVAVIDSGWSGSTTHAEHNLVPKNAWLNVIKGEQGNADAMPTKQAEAEHGASVAGVIAMTTNGFGAGAGVSYNLAKVLPISAMDTNGLIWGPAAARGIEYALGSTTINGKTFVNPYPASVINLSFGSDPTLSPSQFFQSFFTAAANKGVVIVAAVGNELSHGTNDTAGLNHSIGAAGVMFDGNRWVDPYQANFGSNHGPGVDVAAPAMAVPSMVDGRDTYWSGTSMSSPWVAAQIVMWMYANQHHRADGSKTLGLKGDALYNKLYACFAAIGSNRGTKDEYLGYGKLDTGRLVSPTETACR